The proteins below are encoded in one region of Alistipes indistinctus YIT 12060:
- a CDS encoding BamA/TamA family outer membrane protein has protein sequence MRGFLLAVWIGSVFFATSAGAVNRTESAVKKRNVAAADTSVVASAQQQAPAGRSGAAADSRPVPPETLSVLSEETGVTSGAVPVVTKELSVSKPDSMQGKTHAPADSMEMAVDSMSGDSTVKKGFFHRFYNYFKSANVDKTLTKKFDFSIIGGPHYSSDIKLGLGLVAAGLYRVDRKDLSIPPSNISLFGDITTTGFWLLGVRGNTLFKGAKYRLDFTTYFFSFPSAFWGIGYDKGMYGTPGSYKRMQSQVKVDFFFRLVPKFYLGPSVSFNYIKGKDFSDISLLNGENTQYTNTSIGVILMYDSRDVIYNASRGIYARLDQRFYPSFFGNKGAFTQTELIFDAYHKLWKGAVMAYDFYAQLGTGSVPWTMLARLGGSYRMRGYYEGRYRDRQMVEVQAELRQHIYNRHGVAVWVGAGNVFPTFGEFNPAHTLPNYGVGYRWEFKNKVNVRFDYGFGKGENSFLFSINEAF, from the coding sequence ATGAGAGGATTTCTGCTGGCCGTATGGATAGGGTCGGTTTTCTTTGCAACGTCCGCCGGAGCCGTGAATCGTACGGAAAGTGCGGTTAAAAAACGAAACGTAGCGGCTGCCGACACGTCGGTGGTCGCATCCGCCCAACAGCAGGCGCCAGCCGGTCGGTCCGGCGCCGCTGCCGATTCCCGACCGGTTCCCCCCGAAACGCTTTCGGTACTGTCTGAGGAGACCGGCGTCACGTCGGGAGCGGTTCCCGTTGTGACCAAAGAGTTGTCCGTATCAAAACCTGACTCGATGCAGGGGAAGACGCATGCCCCGGCCGATAGCATGGAGATGGCTGTTGATAGCATGTCGGGCGATTCGACCGTGAAGAAAGGCTTTTTCCACCGTTTTTATAACTATTTCAAATCGGCGAATGTCGATAAGACGCTTACCAAAAAATTCGATTTCAGCATTATCGGCGGTCCGCACTACTCGAGCGATATTAAGCTTGGGTTGGGGCTGGTGGCTGCCGGGCTCTACCGTGTCGATCGCAAAGACCTTTCCATTCCGCCTTCTAACATATCCCTGTTCGGCGATATCACTACCACCGGTTTCTGGTTGTTGGGCGTGAGGGGAAACACCTTGTTCAAAGGGGCCAAATACAGGCTCGATTTCACGACGTACTTCTTTTCGTTCCCGAGCGCATTCTGGGGAATAGGTTACGATAAGGGCATGTATGGTACGCCCGGTTCCTACAAGCGCATGCAGAGCCAGGTGAAGGTCGATTTCTTTTTCCGGTTGGTTCCGAAATTTTATCTGGGACCGAGCGTCAGCTTCAATTATATCAAGGGCAAAGATTTTTCCGATATTTCACTGCTTAACGGCGAGAATACGCAATATACCAATACGAGTATCGGCGTGATTCTGATGTATGACTCGCGCGATGTGATCTACAATGCCTCGCGGGGTATTTATGCGCGTCTGGATCAACGTTTCTACCCGTCGTTTTTCGGTAATAAGGGGGCGTTTACCCAAACCGAACTGATTTTCGACGCATACCACAAACTGTGGAAAGGGGCGGTGATGGCTTACGATTTCTACGCTCAGCTGGGTACCGGCAGCGTGCCCTGGACGATGCTGGCCCGTTTGGGCGGCTCGTACCGGATGCGCGGCTATTACGAGGGGCGCTACCGCGACCGGCAGATGGTCGAGGTACAGGCCGAGCTGCGGCAGCATATTTACAACCGTCACGGTGTGGCGGTATGGGTCGGGGCCGGCAATGTATTCCCGACTTTCGGCGAGTTCAATCCGGCACACACATTGCCCAACTATGGCGTGGGATACCGTTGGGAGTTCAAAAATAAAGTCAACGTCCGGTTCGACTACGGGTTCGGTAAAGGCGAGAACAGCTTCCTGTTCAGTATCAACGAGGCGTTTTGA
- a CDS encoding sulfatase-like hydrolase/transferase — protein sequence MGGRKKMSKIKESKGFRVFGRLVGRQESIAMLYVVIMMVPNVLLTITERYPFSVTLAALLWPAAFYALLMAALRKPGTLMLVSLPLMILGAFQIVLLYLFGGSIIAVDMFTNLFTTNASEAGELLANLWPAVLFVCILYLPLLVLGVRSLCIKERLSGLFRRKLLRTGLGMAFVGLLFTIYAWVKVPDFGIKYQVFPVNVCYNIKLTLERWGLSERYHETSKDFTFHAVKNRQAPGREIYVLVIGEASRADSWSLFGYDRETTPRLEKREGVVPFSNVLTQSNATHKSVPIILSPASAANYDSIYVQKSLITAFKEAGFQTWYLSNQVPNRSLIDFFSEEAERRIDISPREGELYTDNRPDGEMLPSIREIIQQSDSNLLIVLHTYGSHYDYRKRYPQEFARYTPDLISAINKNNRSIMVNAYDNSVYYTDYVLDEIIKVLEGTQACTALFYSSDHGEDMMDDSRVRFLHASPTPTYYQLHVASFGWFSPEYRALYPEKYVAALSHEASPATTAQVFHTITDMASLQSPYINQRYSLVSDSYAPGERLYLNDHNKAVDYRKAGLKRLDFEMLHKRGMDSDSAVRNALNDPKVR from the coding sequence ATGGGCGGCAGGAAAAAAATGTCGAAAATCAAAGAGTCCAAGGGTTTCCGCGTGTTCGGGCGACTCGTCGGACGGCAGGAGAGCATCGCGATGCTGTATGTGGTAATCATGATGGTACCTAATGTGCTGCTTACGATTACGGAGCGCTATCCGTTCAGTGTGACGCTGGCGGCACTGCTTTGGCCGGCGGCTTTTTACGCATTGCTGATGGCGGCCCTGCGCAAGCCGGGAACACTGATGCTCGTGTCGCTGCCGCTGATGATTCTGGGGGCGTTCCAAATCGTGTTGCTCTACCTATTCGGAGGGTCGATCATCGCGGTGGACATGTTTACCAATCTCTTTACGACGAATGCTTCCGAGGCGGGCGAATTACTGGCCAACCTGTGGCCTGCGGTTTTGTTCGTCTGTATTTTGTACCTGCCGTTGCTGGTATTGGGCGTCCGGTCGCTTTGCATCAAGGAGCGGCTCAGCGGCCTGTTCCGGCGCAAATTGCTCCGCACGGGGCTCGGCATGGCGTTTGTCGGTTTGCTGTTCACGATATATGCGTGGGTCAAGGTGCCCGATTTCGGAATTAAATATCAGGTTTTTCCGGTTAATGTCTGCTATAATATCAAGTTGACGCTGGAGCGTTGGGGCCTCAGCGAGCGCTATCACGAAACATCGAAAGATTTTACGTTCCATGCGGTGAAGAACCGGCAGGCTCCCGGGCGCGAAATTTACGTGCTGGTGATCGGCGAAGCATCCAGGGCCGATTCGTGGAGCCTTTTCGGCTACGACCGCGAGACGACGCCCCGGTTGGAGAAGCGCGAAGGGGTGGTGCCGTTTTCGAACGTGTTGACCCAGAGCAATGCGACACACAAGAGCGTACCGATCATCCTGTCACCCGCTTCGGCAGCCAATTACGATTCGATCTATGTGCAAAAGAGCCTGATCACCGCTTTCAAGGAGGCCGGATTCCAGACTTGGTACCTGTCGAACCAGGTACCGAACCGTTCGCTGATCGACTTCTTCTCAGAAGAGGCCGAACGCCGCATCGATATTTCTCCGCGCGAAGGGGAACTGTATACCGATAACCGTCCCGACGGCGAGATGCTGCCGAGTATCCGCGAGATCATCCAACAGAGCGACAGCAACCTGCTGATCGTGCTGCACACGTACGGTTCGCATTACGACTACCGGAAGCGTTACCCGCAGGAGTTTGCCCGCTATACGCCCGACCTGATCTCGGCGATCAATAAAAACAACCGGTCCATCATGGTCAATGCCTATGACAACAGCGTCTATTATACGGATTATGTACTTGACGAAATTATCAAGGTGCTGGAGGGTACGCAGGCCTGTACGGCGCTGTTTTATTCGTCCGATCATGGCGAAGATATGATGGACGATTCCCGCGTGCGCTTCCTGCATGCATCGCCGACGCCGACCTACTACCAATTGCATGTGGCCTCTTTCGGTTGGTTTTCGCCCGAATATCGCGCACTCTATCCCGAAAAATATGTCGCAGCCCTGTCGCATGAGGCTTCACCGGCCACTACGGCGCAGGTTTTCCATACGATCACCGATATGGCCTCGCTGCAAAGTCCCTATATCAATCAGCGGTATTCGCTGGTTAGCGACAGCTATGCTCCCGGCGAGCGCCTGTACCTGAACGACCACAACAAGGCGGTCGATTACCGCAAGGCCGGCCTGAAGCGGCTTGATTTCGAAATGCTGCATAAACGGGGTATGGACTCGGATTCCGCTGTCCGCAATGCGCTGAACGATCCGAAGGTGCGGTAG
- a CDS encoding KpsF/GutQ family sugar-phosphate isomerase — protein MNPIRQSAIDTINTEAAAVKHLTELLTDDFEKAVKAIIACKGKVIVTGMGKSGLIGKKIAATLASTGTPSFFLHPGEAYHGDLGMIEPQDIVLAIANSGQTDEILKLIPFLQYNKNVVIAMTGNPESTLAKHAHYHLNIAVAHEACPLDLAPTSSTTTTLVMGDALAIALINERNFKAEDYAVFHPGGSLGRRLLTKVQDVMRKDNLPCVPKEMTLGNVIIAISDARLGIAAVVEEGKLIGVITDGDVRRAMAKYKENFFNIEAQEVMTRTPKTILPTERIVVAEEMMRNHKIHSIVVTDEQGHVVGIVEFFNVSVMG, from the coding sequence ATGAATCCGATCCGACAGAGTGCTATCGATACGATCAATACCGAGGCTGCGGCCGTCAAACACCTGACCGAACTGCTGACCGACGATTTTGAAAAAGCCGTGAAAGCGATCATTGCCTGTAAAGGCAAGGTGATCGTCACCGGCATGGGTAAATCGGGTCTGATCGGCAAAAAAATAGCTGCGACGCTGGCCAGCACAGGTACCCCGTCGTTTTTCCTTCATCCGGGTGAGGCGTACCACGGCGATCTGGGGATGATCGAACCGCAGGATATCGTTTTGGCGATTGCCAATTCGGGACAGACCGACGAAATCCTGAAGTTGATCCCCTTCCTGCAATACAACAAGAACGTCGTGATCGCAATGACCGGGAATCCCGAGTCGACATTGGCCAAGCATGCGCATTATCACCTCAATATCGCCGTGGCGCATGAGGCGTGTCCGTTGGATCTGGCGCCCACGTCGTCGACTACGACGACGCTGGTGATGGGAGATGCGCTGGCCATCGCGCTGATCAACGAACGCAACTTCAAAGCGGAGGATTACGCCGTGTTCCATCCGGGCGGCAGCCTCGGGCGGCGCCTGTTGACGAAGGTGCAGGACGTGATGCGCAAGGACAACCTGCCTTGCGTGCCGAAGGAGATGACGTTGGGCAATGTGATTATCGCCATCAGCGATGCGCGGCTGGGAATCGCGGCGGTCGTCGAGGAGGGCAAACTGATCGGTGTGATTACCGACGGGGATGTGCGCCGGGCGATGGCCAAATACAAGGAGAACTTTTTCAATATCGAAGCGCAGGAGGTGATGACCCGCACGCCGAAAACGATCCTGCCGACCGAACGGATCGTCGTGGCCGAGGAGATGATGCGCAACCACAAGATACATTCGATCGTCGTGACGGATGAACAGGGACACGTGGTCGGCATCGTCGAGTTTTTCAATGTCTCGGTGATGGGGTAG
- a CDS encoding sigma-70 family RNA polymerase sigma factor codes for MGKHELEEAFIAMIRRYERTIYKVCVCYTSLEWPLADLYQESVCRLWAGFPKFRQECSLSTWVYRVTLNTCLTGVRRSIRRPQSVPLVSNLAEALAEPEQMEEELREMYALIRRLGPLERTVVLLYLEENSYQQIADITGLTLCNVATKLKRAKIKLRQMVNA; via the coding sequence ATGGGTAAGCATGAATTGGAGGAAGCCTTTATTGCGATGATTCGCCGGTATGAACGGACGATTTACAAAGTTTGCGTCTGTTACACGTCGCTGGAGTGGCCGCTCGCCGATCTGTATCAGGAGTCGGTTTGCCGCTTGTGGGCCGGTTTCCCGAAATTCAGGCAGGAGTGTTCGCTCTCCACCTGGGTGTACCGGGTGACCCTCAATACCTGTCTTACCGGCGTACGCAGGAGCATCCGGCGGCCGCAGAGCGTACCGCTCGTTTCCAATCTTGCGGAGGCTTTGGCCGAACCGGAGCAGATGGAAGAGGAGCTGCGCGAAATGTACGCATTGATTCGCCGGCTCGGACCGTTGGAGCGGACGGTCGTGTTGCTCTATTTGGAGGAGAACAGTTACCAGCAGATAGCGGATATTACCGGATTGACCCTGTGTAATGTCGCGACGAAACTGAAACGGGCCAAAATCAAGCTTCGGCAGATGGTGAACGCATAA
- a CDS encoding ASKHA domain-containing protein: MKKTCTVTLVPLGRTLQVARGALLSDAIHDLGIEFPCGGKGICGNCKVKLLAGEIALSPQHRTVLERKGLLPGWRLACLSRVEEDLTIEVAQFDNIVLADETPFRFTPREGRGIAVDLGSTTIVSQLLDLSTGRVQAVQTDINPQARHGADIMSRISYAIQSEEHAARLTALVRETVGRHVLTLTAQAPGPIDRIRIVGNSVMHHLFCRLDVGPLAAYPFESPDNGMRHFSAAELGWLEVSGTKPPVRSSQTQHSDRNALSAAEPDNANHLSVADKLAGTDIAFLPNIGSFVGSDILAGIYAAGMFSSGSPRVLIDLGTNGEIAVGSRNGILCASTAAGPAFEGSNISCGMRAATGAISSVTRLGAETRVHVIGNVEAAGICGSGLIDAIRTGVQEGKISRDGTIATPSMELPLTGKVKLVQKDIREFQLAKAAIATGVELLLREQGISRCDVERVFIAGGFGNYIDLPNAIGLGLLEFDGEKIVKLSNSALIGAKMFLFEDDAFIDNLLPATSHLSLESNPAFLDVFCEKMSF, encoded by the coding sequence ATGAAAAAGACATGCACCGTGACGCTGGTTCCGCTCGGACGGACCTTACAAGTAGCCCGGGGGGCGCTGCTCAGCGATGCGATACACGATCTGGGCATCGAATTCCCCTGCGGCGGCAAGGGAATTTGCGGCAACTGCAAAGTGAAGCTGCTCGCAGGCGAAATCGCACTGAGCCCGCAGCACCGCACAGTCCTCGAACGGAAAGGACTGTTGCCGGGATGGAGACTGGCCTGCCTGAGCCGGGTCGAAGAGGACCTCACCATCGAAGTGGCGCAGTTCGACAACATCGTGCTGGCCGACGAGACGCCGTTCCGGTTCACGCCGCGCGAAGGCCGGGGAATCGCCGTAGACCTTGGCTCGACGACGATCGTATCGCAACTGCTCGACCTCTCGACCGGACGCGTACAGGCCGTCCAGACCGATATCAATCCGCAGGCCCGCCATGGGGCCGACATCATGTCACGTATCAGCTATGCGATACAGTCGGAAGAGCACGCCGCACGCCTCACCGCCCTGGTCCGCGAAACGGTCGGACGACATGTCCTGACCCTGACAGCACAGGCCCCGGGCCCTATCGACCGCATCCGCATCGTCGGCAACAGTGTGATGCACCACCTGTTTTGCAGACTCGACGTCGGTCCGCTGGCCGCTTACCCATTCGAGTCGCCGGATAACGGCATGCGGCATTTCTCCGCGGCTGAACTGGGCTGGCTGGAGGTTTCCGGAACCAAGCCTCCGGTCCGTTCTTCTCAAACGCAACACTCCGATCGAAATGCTCTTTCCGCCGCAGAACCGGACAACGCGAATCACCTTTCTGTCGCCGACAAGCTGGCCGGCACCGACATCGCCTTCCTGCCCAATATCGGCAGTTTCGTCGGCAGCGACATCCTGGCGGGAATTTACGCTGCAGGCATGTTTTCCAGCGGAAGCCCCCGGGTACTGATCGACCTGGGGACGAACGGCGAAATCGCGGTAGGCAGCCGCAACGGGATCCTCTGCGCCTCAACGGCGGCAGGGCCGGCTTTCGAGGGCAGCAACATTTCGTGCGGCATGCGCGCCGCAACCGGAGCGATATCTTCGGTAACACGCCTGGGTGCAGAAACCCGGGTGCACGTAATCGGGAATGTGGAAGCTGCGGGTATCTGCGGCAGTGGGCTGATCGACGCGATCCGCACAGGCGTACAGGAAGGAAAAATCAGCCGCGACGGCACGATCGCAACACCCTCGATGGAACTGCCGTTGACAGGCAAGGTCAAACTGGTCCAGAAAGACATCCGGGAATTTCAACTGGCAAAAGCGGCCATCGCCACCGGAGTGGAGCTGCTGCTCCGGGAGCAGGGAATATCCCGCTGCGATGTGGAAAGGGTATTTATCGCAGGAGGATTCGGCAACTACATCGACCTGCCCAACGCCATCGGCCTGGGACTGCTGGAGTTCGACGGGGAGAAAATCGTAAAGCTGAGCAACAGCGCCCTGATCGGTGCCAAGATGTTCCTTTTTGAAGACGATGCATTCATCGACAACCTGCTACCGGCCACGAGCCACCTTTCGCTCGAATCGAACCCGGCATTTTTGGATGTATTCTGCGAGAAGATGTCGTTTTAG
- a CDS encoding glycosyl hydrolase, with protein MKKILLSLAALVFCGGSAVAQVGSAASMARLIEEFPSPGGEFRTAPFMVWNTEVSKYQIDNMLNEYRRQGCGAVIIHPRPGLKTDYLSPEWLEMYKYTVDRGKLLGIDVWIYDENSYPSGFAGGHVYRQMPEAYNQGAGLMPTVVGVMPGDVSKYAVVVSEKGGKLTDVTAKAPKMKGKKGKFYLYEKTYYKVSPWYAGGSYVDLLADGVTGKFMEITMDGYEKTFGGDLKNNVKGIFTDEPEVVSSGGLRWTPDLFEAFRARYGYGLRDQLPALHEEVGDWKRVRHDYFALLNDMFVDRWAKPWSRYCDEKGISWTGHYWEHSWPNVTGVIDNMSMAAWQQTPGIDMLFNQFNEKDVHAQFGNIRSVKEVRSIANQLGRQRVLSETYGGAGWEATFKDMKRLADWQMVLGVNLVNQHVGHMSLDGVRKFDYPPMFTRAASWWENYHVLNDYIARICTVMSLGEQVNDILVLEPTTTAWLYNNYMGKPAEGASLEIGQKFQDLVATLEHAQVEFDLGCEHIFQTNGSVRDGKFVVGNRAYSTFVIPDGTENIEGATFDLLKSFVAQGGKLIAFGCPSRVDGVVSPEVEAFCKSNSIAGGGLNTTASQAGLPVCTPEFIESNFRNDDIRFVTVSGGDLHHHRKEFADGQVLLLTNVSLDEPTAVEVALDGKYVVRMDALDGKTYQIPYTSGDGKVAVKTTIEPAGSVLLRVSDEPLAAEKAAVLSGGMPLKEMRPLSIGRVKDNVLLIDFVDLVSGDKKYRNLYYNAAGKQIYLNAGLQDNPWNRAIQYGSDIVNMDLSAAPGFTATYKFTVGEGDVDLASMKILVERPWLYTVKVNGTPVRAGHGWLVDEDFKTMGIGSLVKPGENRIELVADHTTVDTELGAVYVLGNFDVVNRGEKWVIVPAHKYDRLADWQELGAPFYPWEMRYSKFYDVQDTGKRHWVKADRWNGSVAEVWVNDRKVGVIFSDPYTLDITPYLTKGGNHVELRVVGSMQNFIGPHHRAYDGYVGPNCWEVDSPKKASEYRLTPFGLQSDFTLYEGV; from the coding sequence ATGAAAAAGATCCTTCTCTCCCTCGCAGCGCTCGTGTTCTGCGGAGGGTCTGCCGTAGCCCAGGTGGGCTCTGCGGCTTCTATGGCCCGTCTGATCGAAGAATTCCCGTCTCCGGGCGGCGAGTTCCGCACCGCGCCGTTCATGGTCTGGAATACCGAAGTGAGCAAGTACCAGATCGACAATATGCTCAACGAGTACCGTCGGCAGGGATGCGGCGCGGTGATTATCCACCCGCGTCCGGGTCTGAAAACCGATTACCTGTCGCCCGAGTGGCTCGAAATGTATAAATATACGGTCGACCGGGGTAAACTGCTCGGCATCGACGTCTGGATTTACGATGAGAACTCCTATCCGAGCGGATTCGCCGGAGGGCATGTCTACCGCCAGATGCCCGAAGCCTACAACCAGGGCGCGGGACTGATGCCGACCGTTGTCGGAGTGATGCCCGGCGACGTGTCGAAATACGCGGTGGTCGTCAGCGAGAAAGGCGGCAAATTGACCGATGTTACCGCCAAGGCCCCGAAGATGAAAGGCAAAAAAGGTAAATTCTATCTTTACGAGAAAACCTATTACAAAGTTTCCCCGTGGTATGCGGGCGGTTCGTACGTCGATTTGTTGGCCGACGGCGTGACCGGTAAGTTCATGGAGATTACTATGGACGGTTACGAAAAAACGTTCGGCGGGGATCTGAAGAACAACGTAAAAGGAATTTTCACCGATGAGCCGGAGGTGGTATCGTCCGGCGGCCTGCGTTGGACGCCGGACCTGTTCGAAGCATTCCGGGCGCGTTACGGCTACGGCTTGCGCGACCAACTGCCCGCATTGCACGAGGAGGTGGGCGATTGGAAACGGGTACGGCACGATTACTTCGCGCTGCTCAACGATATGTTCGTCGACCGCTGGGCCAAACCGTGGTCGCGTTATTGCGACGAAAAGGGCATTTCGTGGACGGGACATTATTGGGAACACAGCTGGCCTAACGTGACCGGAGTGATCGACAACATGTCGATGGCCGCGTGGCAGCAGACCCCCGGTATCGACATGCTGTTCAATCAGTTCAACGAGAAGGATGTGCATGCCCAGTTCGGCAATATCCGTTCGGTCAAGGAGGTGCGCAGCATCGCGAACCAGCTCGGCCGCCAGCGGGTATTGAGCGAAACATATGGAGGCGCGGGCTGGGAGGCTACCTTTAAGGATATGAAGCGCCTCGCCGACTGGCAGATGGTGCTGGGGGTGAACCTTGTGAACCAGCATGTCGGCCACATGAGCCTCGACGGGGTTCGCAAATTCGACTATCCGCCGATGTTCACGCGCGCCGCTTCGTGGTGGGAAAACTACCACGTCCTGAACGATTACATCGCGCGCATTTGCACGGTGATGAGCCTGGGCGAGCAGGTCAACGATATCCTCGTCCTGGAGCCCACCACGACCGCATGGCTCTACAACAACTATATGGGTAAACCGGCCGAAGGCGCTTCGCTGGAGATCGGGCAGAAATTCCAGGATCTTGTTGCGACGCTGGAGCATGCGCAAGTCGAATTCGATTTGGGTTGCGAACATATTTTCCAGACGAACGGATCGGTGCGCGACGGCAAGTTCGTTGTGGGCAATCGCGCGTACAGCACGTTCGTGATTCCGGACGGGACTGAAAATATCGAAGGCGCTACTTTCGACCTGCTCAAATCGTTCGTTGCCCAGGGCGGGAAACTGATCGCCTTCGGCTGTCCGTCGCGGGTGGACGGTGTCGTTTCTCCCGAAGTCGAAGCGTTTTGTAAGTCTAACAGTATTGCCGGGGGCGGTTTAAACACTACCGCATCCCAAGCGGGACTCCCGGTATGTACACCCGAATTTATCGAATCGAATTTCCGCAACGACGACATCCGTTTTGTCACCGTGTCGGGGGGCGACCTGCACCATCACCGCAAGGAGTTCGCTGACGGTCAGGTATTGCTGCTGACCAATGTATCGCTCGATGAACCGACGGCGGTCGAAGTGGCGCTGGACGGCAAATATGTCGTACGCATGGATGCGCTCGACGGCAAAACGTATCAAATTCCGTATACTTCCGGCGACGGTAAAGTCGCCGTCAAAACGACCATAGAACCTGCCGGCAGCGTATTGTTGCGGGTGTCGGACGAGCCTCTGGCCGCCGAGAAGGCCGCTGTCTTGAGTGGAGGCATGCCGCTCAAGGAGATGCGACCGCTGAGTATCGGCCGCGTGAAGGATAATGTGCTGCTGATCGATTTCGTCGATCTGGTCAGCGGGGATAAGAAGTACCGGAATCTGTACTACAACGCGGCCGGCAAGCAGATTTACCTGAACGCCGGATTGCAGGATAACCCGTGGAACCGTGCGATTCAGTACGGCAGCGACATCGTCAATATGGACCTTTCCGCGGCTCCGGGTTTTACCGCGACTTACAAATTTACGGTCGGGGAGGGCGATGTCGATCTGGCGTCGATGAAGATTCTGGTCGAGCGCCCATGGCTTTATACGGTCAAGGTGAACGGTACGCCGGTAAGGGCTGGACACGGTTGGCTCGTCGATGAAGATTTCAAGACGATGGGCATCGGATCGCTCGTTAAACCGGGTGAAAACCGGATCGAGCTCGTCGCCGATCACACGACGGTGGATACCGAACTGGGGGCCGTTTATGTGCTGGGTAATTTCGATGTGGTGAACCGTGGGGAGAAATGGGTGATCGTTCCCGCGCACAAATACGACCGGCTGGCCGACTGGCAGGAACTTGGCGCGCCGTTCTATCCGTGGGAGATGCGCTATTCGAAATTCTATGACGTGCAGGATACGGGAAAACGCCATTGGGTGAAAGCCGACCGTTGGAACGGATCGGTCGCGGAGGTATGGGTCAACGACCGTAAGGTGGGCGTGATCTTCTCCGATCCCTATACCCTGGATATTACTCCCTACCTGACCAAGGGCGGCAATCACGTCGAATTGCGCGTAGTGGGCAGTATGCAGAACTTTATCGGCCCACACCACCGGGCCTATGACGGTTATGTCGGTCCCAACTGCTGGGAGGTGGACAGTCCGAAAAAGGCTTCGGAATATCGCCTTACCCCGTTTGGGTTACAGTCCGATTTTACCCTTTATGAAGGGGTGTAA
- a CDS encoding L-fucose/L-arabinose isomerase family protein, which yields MKIGLFGIGLNTYWGQFEGLLDRLEGYRREIADRIGAMGVEVTDAGMVDDPTKADAAAALLKENDVELVFLYISTYALSSTVLPVVSRLNVPVVVLNLQPTAAIDYDYINSLGDRGRMTGEWLANCQACSVPEVACVFNRLGLRYDIVTGYLGEESVWEQIGGWVEAARVAHALRHDRMGVLGHYYCGMLDVYTDLTKMSGVFGTHFELLEMCQLKELRDGVTAEEVQAKIDEFYDTFEVSSECERAEIERAARTSVALDKLVKKYDLGSMAYYYEGASGNDYENVVTSVIAGNTLLTGKNIPVAGECEVKNAEAMKIMAEFGAGGSFSEPYAMDFEDDVVLWGHDGPAHFAIAEGRVGLVPLPIYHGKPGKGLSIQMTVKHGPVTLLSVVEGRDGIFLLVAEGESVPGKVLNIGNTNSRYRFGIGARAFMDAWSKAGPAHHCAIGTGHIADKIGKLAFLLSIPVVKIS from the coding sequence ATGAAGATAGGACTTTTTGGAATCGGGCTGAATACCTATTGGGGGCAGTTCGAAGGACTGCTCGACCGGCTCGAAGGTTACCGGCGCGAGATCGCGGACCGGATCGGCGCGATGGGCGTCGAAGTGACCGATGCCGGCATGGTCGACGATCCGACCAAAGCGGATGCGGCGGCGGCATTGCTTAAGGAGAACGACGTGGAGTTGGTTTTCCTTTATATCTCGACTTATGCGCTTTCGTCGACGGTGCTGCCGGTCGTCAGCCGCCTGAATGTTCCGGTGGTGGTGCTGAACCTGCAGCCTACGGCGGCCATCGATTACGATTATATCAATTCGCTGGGGGACCGGGGCCGGATGACCGGCGAGTGGCTGGCCAACTGCCAGGCGTGCTCGGTGCCTGAGGTGGCGTGCGTGTTCAATCGGCTCGGTCTCCGGTACGATATCGTGACGGGATACCTGGGCGAGGAGTCGGTTTGGGAACAGATCGGCGGTTGGGTTGAGGCGGCGCGCGTGGCCCATGCCCTGCGCCATGACCGGATGGGGGTGCTGGGACATTACTACTGCGGGATGCTCGATGTGTACACCGACCTGACGAAAATGTCGGGCGTGTTCGGAACCCACTTCGAACTACTCGAGATGTGCCAGCTCAAGGAGTTGCGCGACGGGGTCACCGCAGAGGAAGTTCAGGCCAAAATAGACGAATTTTACGACACGTTCGAAGTGTCGTCGGAATGCGAACGTGCGGAGATCGAACGGGCCGCACGGACGTCGGTCGCGCTGGACAAACTGGTGAAGAAGTACGATCTCGGTTCAATGGCCTACTATTATGAAGGCGCCAGCGGCAACGATTATGAGAACGTCGTGACGTCGGTGATCGCCGGGAATACGCTGCTGACGGGCAAGAATATCCCGGTGGCGGGCGAGTGCGAAGTGAAAAATGCCGAAGCGATGAAGATTATGGCCGAGTTCGGTGCCGGAGGGTCGTTTTCGGAACCCTATGCGATGGACTTCGAGGATGACGTGGTGTTGTGGGGGCATGACGGCCCGGCCCATTTTGCGATTGCCGAAGGGCGTGTGGGGCTTGTGCCGCTGCCGATCTATCACGGCAAACCCGGTAAGGGGCTGTCGATCCAGATGACGGTCAAGCACGGTCCCGTGACGTTGTTGTCGGTGGTCGAAGGCCGTGACGGGATTTTCCTGCTGGTGGCCGAAGGCGAGTCGGTTCCGGGCAAAGTGCTCAATATCGGTAATACCAACAGCCGTTACCGGTTCGGAATCGGCGCCCGGGCCTTTATGGACGCCTGGTCCAAGGCGGGTCCGGCGCACCACTGTGCGATCGGCACGGGGCATATTGCCGACAAAATCGGGAAATTGGCATTCCTGCTATCCATTCCGGTGGTAAAAATATCGTAA